The sequence GGAGGTGCGGATCATGGCCGGCATGGAAGCATCAATAATCACGTCGGACGGGACGTGCAGGTTGGAGATGCCCTTGTGGGAGTTGACCATGGCCAGGTCCGGGCCGTTTTCGTACGCGGCGTCGAAGGCCTTCTTAATCTCCTCGCCGCCGTCGAGGTTCTCCAGGCCCTCGTAGATGGCGCCCAGGCCGTTCTCGCCGTTGAGGCCGGCCTCGTTGAGCTTGTCGCCGTACTTTTCAAAGACGTCGGCGAAGAACGCGCGGACCACGTGGCCGAAGATGATCGGGTCGGAGACCTTCATCATGGTGGCCTTCAGGTGCGCGGAGAAGAGCACGCCCTCTTCCTTGGCGCGGGCAACCTGCTCGCGCAGGAACTCATCGAGCGCCTTGGCGGACATGAAGGTGCCGTCGATAACTTCCTTGTCCTCGACCTTCAGGCCCTCCAGGAGGGTGGTCTCGGTGCCGTCGGCGGCGACGTGGACGATGCTCAGCTCGTCCGCGCCGTCTATGATGACGGACTTCTCGTTGTGGCGGAAGTCGTTGTCCGCCATGGTGGCGACGTTGGTCTTGGAGTCCTTCGTCCACTCACCCATGCGGTGCGGGTGCTTGCGCACAAAGTTCTTCACCGCCTGCGGCGCGCGGCGGTCGGAGTTGCCCTCACGCAGCACCGGGTTGACGGCGGAGCCCTTCACGGCATCGTAACGCGCGCGGATGTCGCGCTCCTCGTCCGAAGCCGGGTTCTCCGGGTAATCGGGAAGGTCAAAGCCCTTCTCCTGCAGCTCGGCGATGGCCTTCTTCAGCTGCACCAAGGAAGCGGAGATGTTCGGCAGCTTGATGATGTTGGCTTCCGGCTTCTTGGCCAGCTCACCCAGCTGCGCCAGCGCATCGTCCATCTTCTGGTCGTCGTTCAAACGCTCCGGGAACTGGGCGATGATACGGCCGGCCAGCGAGATATCCGCGGTCTCCACGTCGATCCCCGCGTGGGAAGCAAAAGCCTCCACGACCGGCTTAAACGAGTAGGTGGCGAGCAGAGGGGCTTCGTCAGTACGAGTCCAGACGATCTTTGCCATGATTCTCCTTTTAGCTATGGGAAACGTGGAAAACTAACGCGTTCTAGAATACCTACAACCCAATTCGTATGTGACGAGGTCGGGGTAGGATCAAGTGTCGTATCACGCGGCCATCGCCACGCCGCGCTTCCAGTAGCCCATAAACGACACCTGCCGGCGAGCGATCTCAACTTCTTTCACCAGCATCCGCCGCATACGGGTCACCATGCCGGATTCGCCGGCGATCCAGAAGTAGCAGTCGTTCAGGTCCGTGGCCGAGGCGGGAACCGGGGCAGGGTTTTCTGCGTGTGTGGGCTCTACCGGTTCGCCGGCGGCGGAGTAGCACGGGGTCTCCCAGACGAGCGCGGAGGATGCAGCCTGGGCATCGGATCCCGGCAGTGTGGCGTCAGATCCGTGCGCAGATCTGTCTGCGGATCCATCTGCAGCGGTCCGGATGCCGCATAGGCATGCCAGCGCGTGGGTAAGGTGCGCGCCGTGCGCTGCGCCGGACTCGCGGTCAAACCAGTGCACGCGCACTGAATCCGGCGCGTCCACCTCTTGGCGGTCGGCGGCGGTGGGCGTTTCTAAGAACACCTTGCCGGAAAGGCCCGCCGGCCACTCCGCGAGCGTGCGGGCAATGGCGGGCAGGGCGGTCTCATCGCCCACCATGACCGCCCGGGAGCTGCTACCGGGCTGGAACTCGATGCCGCCACCGGAGGCATCGTCACGCGTGGGCGCGATAAGGAAAAGCTCGTCGCCCGGCTTCGCAGACATGGCCCACGTCGCGGCTGGGCCGGCGCTATCCGGACCGGTGTGGAGGACGAAGTCGATGTCGATCTCGGTGGGGCCCGGCGCTGCGGTGCTGCTAGCTGCTGCCCGCCGCACGTCGCGGATGGAATAGGTGCGCATGGCGCCGCGGGTGGCCGGGTCGAGTGAGGTCCAGTGCGCGTACCAGTTCGCGGTATCCGGGAAATCGGGCAGGCCGTTTGTGCCGGGGAGGATGAGCTTGATGCGCAGATCCCGGATCGGCCCGGCCGGTCCCATGTCGGCGAGGTCAGGTCCAGTGACAGTGATGCGCTGGAAATTCGGTGACAAGCGCGTGGTGTGGGCGACCGTGGCGCGAAAGGGGATAAACGGCATGGTGCAGGCAGCTCCTCTGTAGTCTTGTCCGGGTAAGACTAACCTAACTATTCAGTGTGGACAAGGTGTGGCCGCACTGCCACCTCAGATGCACTGCTGGACGTATGCG is a genomic window of Corynebacterium massiliense DSM 45435 containing:
- a CDS encoding siderophore-interacting protein, translating into MPFIPFRATVAHTTRLSPNFQRITVTGPDLADMGPAGPIRDLRIKLILPGTNGLPDFPDTANWYAHWTSLDPATRGAMRTYSIRDVRRAAASSTAAPGPTEIDIDFVLHTGPDSAGPAATWAMSAKPGDELFLIAPTRDDASGGGIEFQPGSSSRAVMVGDETALPAIARTLAEWPAGLSGKVFLETPTAADRQEVDAPDSVRVHWFDRESGAAHGAHLTHALACLCGIRTAADGSADRSAHGSDATLPGSDAQAASSALVWETPCYSAAGEPVEPTHAENPAPVPASATDLNDCYFWIAGESGMVTRMRRMLVKEVEIARRQVSFMGYWKRGVAMAA